In Kangiella koreensis DSM 16069, the DNA window CTTCGACAGTCACTGCTGTTTGTTCATCAACAGATTGGTCGGCACCTGCATTTGCTGTAGGCTTTTGATTAACAGGTTCTTGTTCAGATGAAGAGTCAGAGCCTCCGCCGCTACAATTGATAATTCCCAAAGAGAAAATAGAAACAAGTAAGAACTTAAACCCTTTATTATTCATGATGAATTTCCTATGTAATTATTAACAATGCGCTTTTTTTAGCGAGTTGAATAATAGCGGGATTTGTTCACATTTCAAGCAAAAATGTCATTTATGCATTAATTCATTTCATATTAGAAATATTAAATGTGAACAAAAATTATACGTGCTTCTTTATGTTTTAAAGACTTACAGTTTCTATTATTGATAATTATCACGAATTTATTTGAGGCAAAAAAAAGGGGTGGCCTGAGGGAACAAAGGCACCACCCCAAATGCGCAATTCAGCTTGGGGGGGCCGAATTGCAAATCCCGCTGGAAGGAGGGAGTCGCGGGGAGCGCATTCGTTGCGCTCAGTTAAATAGACATTGGTTTGGTGAGTTTGTTGCAAGAAAAGTGTCAGCTTTTGTAAAGACTGGTAAGAAATGTGAACCGGCTAACGATAGCCATTTTAAGCTTCAAAATGACTCACAACCTTGATCGCTAGCGGTTCACATTTTAAGATGGTTTTACAGGTTTTGTTTATACAAATTTAATGTGCTTCGTCCCAATTATCGCCAACGCCGACATCTGCAATCAAAGGTACTGAGAGTTCAGCCACACTTTGCATCAGTTTAGGAATTTCTTTTTGCGCTAATTCGAGTTTGTCTTCTTCAACCTCAAATACCAGTTCATCGTGTACCTGCATGATCATCTTGATGCCTTTAACGTCCTTGAGCCATTTATCCACTTCCAGCATTGCCAGCTTGATGATGTCCGCAGCACTGCCTTGCATTGGGGCGTTGATCGCCGTGCGTTCGGCTGCTTTTCGCCGCATACCGTTTTTAGAATGTATCTCCGGTAAATATAAGCGGCGGCCATAAAGTGTTTCCACATAACCTAAATCTGCTGCTTTTTCCTTAGTGGATTCCATATAAGTTTCAACACCAGGATAACGGGCGAAATAGGTGTTGATGTAATCTTGTGCAGTGTTACGGTCGGTGTCTATTTGTTTGGCCAACCCAAAAGCAGACATGCCATAAATTAAACCGAAGTTAATGGCCTTAGCATTACGACGTTGATTGGATGTGACTTCGTCCAGTGGTACATCAAACACCTCAGCGGCGGTTGCCGAGTGAACATCCAGGCCTTCTTCAAACGCTTTTAGTAAACCCTCGTCTTGAGACAAATGAGCCATGATGCGCAACTCAATTTGCGAATAATCCGCGGCTAAAATTTTGCTACCTTTCGGTGCAATAAAAGCGGTACGAATACTACGACCTTCTTCTGTCTTGATCGGAATATTTTGTAAGTTCGGTTCGGTTGATGACAGTCGACCGGTTGCGGCAATTGCTTGATGATAAGAAGTATGCACGCGACCTGTTTTGTCACTAATCATCCGCGGCAACTTATCGGTATAAGTTGACTTCAACTTGCTTAACCCACGGTGCTCAAGAATTAATTTCGGCAAAGGATAATCTAGCGCCAGTTCCTGCAAAACCTCTTCCGCTGTCGATGGCTGACCTTTCGGTGTTTTTTTCAAAATCGGCAAGCCAAGTTCTTCATAAAAAATTACTTGTAATTGCTTTGGTGAGCCTAAATTAAATTCCTTACCAGCAATCTCATAAGCCTCTTTTTCTAACTCTTTTAAGCGCTTTTCGAATAGATGACTTTTTTCCAGTAATAATTTTCCATCAACTAACACACCATTACGCTCTACTTTAGAAAGTATTCTTAATAAAGGCATTTCAATATGCTGGAAGATTTGTGTAGGCCCTTCATTTTGTTTTAGCTCTGGCCATAATTTTTGATGTAACCGCATGGTGATATCAGCGTCTTCTGAAGCATATGGTGCAGCTTGTTCGACTTCAATCTGATCAAAGGTTAGCTGATTTTTTCCCTTACCGGCGATTTCTTCAAATTTGATATTAACATGATTTAAATGGTGCAGTGCCAGTGTATCCATATCATGCCGACTGGCCACACTATTCAAACAATAGGATTCCAGCATGGTATCAAACTCAATGCCTGCGAGCTCAATATCATAATTCGCTAAAACGCTCATATCGTATTTTAAGTTTTGTCCAACTTTCTTATGCTTCTCAGACTCTAGAAGTGGCTTTAACTGTTTTAATACTTCATCCCGCTCAAGCTGTTCTGGTGCACCCATATAAGAGTGAGCAACGGGTAAATAAGCAGCTTCACCATTGTCTAGGGCGAATGACATACCCACTAACTCTGCTTCAATATAATTCAGGCTTGTTGTTTCAGTATCAAAAGCAAACAACTCAACTTCTTCTAACTTTTTTATCCACTTATCTAGCTCTTTTTGTTCAAGGATAGTTTCATATTTAGAACGGTCTACCAGCGCAACACTTGGTCCATCTTCTGAATCATCGCCCGCTGAATCGCCTGCTTCACCTTCGCCAAGTTCTTTTAACACTTCAGTTAACCAACGGCGAAACTCCATATCGCTGTATAGTTTCTTTAGCTCTTTTAAATCAGGCTGACCAATGTTCAATTGCTCTGGCTTAAACTCCAGGTCACAGTCCAACTTGATAGTCGCCAACTCATACGACAATGGCAACCTGTCTATGGCTTCGCGCAAGTTCTCACCGATCTTGCCACCGATCTCATCGGCATGATCAATCACGCCTTGCAAGCTACCGTACTGCTCTAACCATTTCACAGCAGTCTTTGGGCCACACTTATCCACGCCGGGGATATTGTCTACTTTGTCGCCAACTAAGGCTAAGTAATCAATAATTTGCTCAGGCTTCACCCCAAACTTCTCAATCACTCTATCCCTGTCCGTGATTGGATTGGTTTTATCCATGGTATTAATCAAGGTGACGTGATCGCTGACCAGCTGCGCCATATCCTTGTCACCGGTAGAAATCAGAGTTTCACGTCCTTCTTTACAGGCCTGCTTGGCCAAAGTACCAATCACATCATCCGCTTCGACACCATCAATCACTAAAAGCGGCAAGCCCATCGCTTTAACAATTTCGTGAATCGGCTCGATTTGCTGACGCAGATCCTCAGGCATCGGTGGTCGATTAGCCTTATATTCAGGATAGAGATCATTGCGGAAGGTTTTGCCCTTAGCATCAAATACCATCGCCATCTGCTCAGGCTCGTATTCTTTGATCAGGCTTTTCAGCATATTGATGACACCAAACACAGCGCCAGTCATCATGCCGCTAGAATTGGTCATGCGTTGTAATTGAGGCACATGATAAGCACGGAATAAATAGGAAGAACCGTCAACGAGGATAAAGGGAGCTTTTTTTTCTGACATGTCAGTAATATTACTTGTGATTGAATGGAGCTAGTGTAGCAAAATTTTCCATCATCCCGCAGTCACTTTCATGTCCACAACGCCACAAACCATAAAAAGAAGGCCGCAGATGCGGCCTTTAGTCTTACTTTACTTGCTGATTATTTACTTTCTGGAATCTTCGCCACTAAACGTAATGAGGTGCTGAGTTCTTCCAGTTGTAACCATGGCTTCAACCAGGCTTTCGCGTGATAGACTCCCGGACTACCTGGCACCTCTTCAACTTCAACTCGAGCTTCGGCCAGTGGATACTTGGCACGAGACTCTTGACCAGCGGCCTCATCAGCATTGACGTAGTTTAGAATCCAGCGATTTAACCATGATTCGCAATCTTCCGGCTCCATGAAAGAGCCAATCTTATCGCGCGCCAGGACTTTCAGGTAGTGCGCAAACCGCGACGTGGCCATGATATAAGGCAAACGCGATGAAATATCGGCATTAGCGGTTGCATCAGGACTGTCATAGCGCTTTGGACGCTGCGTGGTGTTTGAACCGAAGAACACTGCATAGTCGGTGTTTTTATAATGACACAAGGGTAAGAAGCCAAGCTTGCTTAACTCAGCTTCACGACGATCGGTAATGCCTACTTCAGTTGGACACTGCATATCCATATCACCATCATCACTGAGGAAGTTGTGCATTGGCAATGAAGTCACTTTACCACCACCTTCAGCACCACGAATTGCAGTACACCAGCCGTGTTCAGTAAAGGCCTGGGTTAGTTTACTGCCCAGCACATATGATGCATTCATCCAGCAATAATCTTTATTATCAACACTGTTAGCCACTTTAGTGTTGCTGTCGACTGGCAGTTCTTCAAATGCAAACTCTTCTATCGGACGGGTTTGCTCACCGTATGGCAAACGAGCCAACACGCGAGGTGCCGTCAGTGTTACAAAGCGAGAATCTTCCGAGTCTCTGAAACCACGCCAGCGGGCGTATTCTAATGAATCAAAGATCTTTTCCAAATCACGTGGTTTTGATAACTCTGTCCAATCATTGAATCCAAACAGTTCCGGAGATGATGCTGAAATGAAGGGCGCGAAGGCTCCGGCGGCAACATTCGAAGTCAGTTCTAATGTTTCAATATCTTCTGGATGATTGGTAAACTCGTAGTCACCAATCAAAGCACCGAAAGGCTCACCACCAGCAGTACCGAATTCACTCTCATAGATTTTCTTAAACAGCTGGCTTTGGTCAAACTCTACTGCTTTGCTTAAATCTTTAAATAATTCACGTTTCGGTAAGTTGATCACCTTAAGTTTCATGGAAACCGAGGTATCAGTGTTTTGTACCAGATACTGCAAACCACGCCATGAACCTTCCAGCTTCTGAAAACGCTCATTGTGCATAATTTTAGATAACTGGTCGGATAGAGCCTCGTCAATTTTGTCGATGGCTTCTTTGAACGTAACGGTCAGGTTTTTATTCCAGGTGACAGTTCCCTTCATCGCTTCTGAAGTTAGCGCTCTCAGCAACTCTTCCGCGCGAGTCGCTTCAGTTTGCTTAGTCGCCGCAATGGCCTGGCTTAATATATCTGGGCTTTGCTCAACGAGCTGCTCCTTTGCGGCAACTTTTTCCATTTCTGTCATTGCTCATCTCCTGTCTTTTCATCGATTTGTCCAAGAGCCTCTGCTAGCGCATTCAAGTCATCACTATTTTGTAAGACTTTTTCCATTAACCCTTCCAACTCTTCAGAACGGTCAATCTTAGTCATCAAATCACGTAACTTATTACGCGTGTCCATTAACTTCTTTAATGGTTCAACTTGATCAACGATAGCTGCTGGCTCAAAGTCTTCCATCGAATCGAACTTCAAGTTAACCGCCATTTCCGAACCATCATTTTCTAAAGTATTGTCGACTTTAATATTGAGTCCCGGCGACATATTTTTCATCACTTCATTGATATTGTCTTTATCAATTTGAATGAAGCGTCGCTCCTTTAATGGCTTCACTGGTTTTGTAGAGTCGGCACTAAAATCGCCCATGACACCAACTACAAAAGGCAGCTCCTTTTCCAATACTGCGCCATCGGTTTCCACATCATAGGTAATGTGGACTCTTGGCTTACGCACTTTTTTCAAACGATCATGTATACTCGCCATGTGTTTCTCCTTTAGCTTGAGGGTTCAGATTTATTGGTTACTACCCGCATCGATCCCTGTTAGTTTAAAATACTGTTCACGCGCACCTTCTTCTGGAATCAATTGCTGCAACAATTCTGGTAATGACAAATCACTCCAACGAATACTTTGCTCCAGCAGATATGAAATAGGTGAGTGAGGTTCAGTTTCTCGAAAATACTGTGCTACCTGTCTCAGTGTATTAACCGCCTGCTCGCGTCGGTTAATAGCTCGCACTTCCGCACCAGGGCTATCAGTAACTCCTTCTTTACTATCCTGACTGACCAATTCATCTGACGACGCTAATTTGTCTCTTGCCAGATACTCAACAGCCTCAATACACTCTTTCAGTGCATTCCTGATATTAGAGGTTGGTTGCGGCAATGAATCACACACTCGATCAAATTCATTGGTAAAGGTTTCGTAGGTTTCTAAAGCAGATTGCACGTCGGCAACAAGCTCTCTATAGAAGCTCGGCTCAGTCAACAGCACCGCTTTCTTAATACTTTCTAATGGTATTGCGCCATTATCAATTCGGTTTTGTTTTTTCTCAGCGTCTAATCGTTCCAGCTGCACGGCCTGTTCATACTGCCAAACACAAACCGGCAAATACTCTTCACTATCGGTAATCGCTACCGATTTAATTGGGGTAATCAGTGTGCCGGCACCATCAAACCCGTTAAGTCCTGATAGAGGTGCTACCCGAGTTTCAATACCATCTTCATCAATTGCTGGATAAATTCCTTTGTCCCAGAAACTGGAAATCAATTCATTGGCTATCCTATAGCCAAAACTTAACCCCTTGATGCCATCAATTCTGGTCAAAGCTTCAATCAACCAGGCAACTACTTCTAGATCCTTTGTCTCATGCTCTAAAGCCTGTAATGCCAGCTCTTTTAGCTGAAACCAGTTGTCATCAACGGCCCCTGCATCCTCGGCATCAGCTAATGCCAAACGCTCAGTTTTTCTTGCTGAATTTCGGGCGTCTCTTAACTTGTAATATATCGATTCAACACTGGTGTCTTCTCGTAAGTCTCGCCCACAAGGATTGTCTTCACTAATCGGTTTGATATAGTTTTCAATATACATTTAACGAACTCTCCTCTGACTTATGTGTATTCCAGGCAGGGATTGTCTGGTCGTTGCCGACACTTCCTTCAACTCGCACTGAGATTGCAGTGATATTATCTTGTGCACCCCTGACCAGAGCCGAGTGAATTAATGCCTTATTGATTTCATCCACATCGCCCGAGCTGAAAAAGGGTGAAATTTCACTGTCAGTTAACTCTTTATTTAATCCATCACTGCACAGCATAAAAATGTCGCCATGCTTTAACTCACCATCGATTCTTTCGAGGTTAAGCGTTTGCGATGCCCCAATGGCTCGAGTGATGACATTGGCCAAAGGGTGATCATCAACTTCATCTTGCGTCAACAGCCCTGAATCCAGCATGTCATTGACTTGACTATGATCACGGGTTAATTGCTCAAGCTGACGATTCCTGTAACGGTACACTCTGCTATCGCCAGCCCATAAGATGGTGTAATGATTTTGATCCAGAATGAGAACGGCAACCGTAGTCCCCATCACTGCCTGTTTATCAAACTTCTGAAACGCCAGCTGCCTTAGCTTTTGATTGGTAATACTCAATACTTCAACAACACGCTCAATAAACGCTTCATTGTTTCCATCCCGCCTTACCGCTGATAGCTCATCAACCACCATGCCACTCGCCACATCACCTGCGCTATGACCACCCATACCATCAGCGACAACCCACAGGCCTATTTCAGGTTTTTCGATCTGATTATCTTCATTGACTTCTCTTACAGCTCCCACATGGGTAGTAGCTGAAGATAGCCAGCGATATTCAATGATTGCTTTATCTTGTTCAGCTTTAATCACAACATACTTCCATTGTTATTTTTTTCATCGTTATTTTTTTCTGAGTTTTCAATATCCGTTATTGGTTGCCATCCTGCTCCGAACCAATCACCGTCAAGAGTTGCATGAATTCCAGCTATCGGCGGTAACCCTTGGCACAAAAGCATTGTCGCCCCCATATGAGCAGAGCCTTTTGTCCACCAAATACTGGAAGGAACTCCGTTAACTTCAGACTCATGACGGTATAAATTGATGCTCTGTTTTTCTGTTGGCATCAAGCCATTTTGTTCAGACCATAACTTGGCAACTGTATCTCCGGCGACCTGAGCGCAGTTCGTGAAAAATGCTCTTAACTGGCTGAAAGAAATATATCTTTGCCCCTGATCTTTTTCTGGACCGCTATTTTCATGCAGAAGGTCTAATGCCTGTACGAATTGTTCCTGCTCAACACCTTTATCTAATGTACTTAGCATCAGCGTTTCTACTTCTTCCAACAGGCTTACATTCAAACCGGCATCATGATTGATAGTTTGTAAAACGATTAATGGATAATATCGCCCAACTTTATCCATGCTTGGCATCATGGTGCCGACTATCACCTGCTCGGAATCAGGTTCTTCTATCACAAAATTCCAGATCGGACTTGTCAGAAAATAATCAAGCCATTGTTGCTGGAATCTTTCCTTAGTTTCAGCCAGCCCTTCCTCTAACCATTCGGTAAAACTACTCTCAATTTCATGAGGCATATGACGACTTATAAAATCACCACAATTACGTATTTTCCCAAAGCAGCCCAGTCGCATAGCACACATATCCATTACAAATCCGTCGGGCAGTTAAAGCCTTCCAGGTCAGACCCAAAAAATGGGTTGTTAACACTGTGGGCTTGCAACTCAAAGGTTGCGTCAAATGGCGCCTGCTTGAATTCAACGAGAAACTTGTCATAAGCCAATGTCTTCTTTAACTTCGCCTTGTCCAGCAATCTGAACATACCCCAAAAACCCGAAGTTCTGACTGTTTCAGTCTGACCGCCGTTAGCAGGAGTAAAGGATATCGATGTTGCTACTTGTGGTTTTGGCCCTGGCCAGCGGGTAGGGTATGAGCGTAACGGGCCATGTCGATAGGACAAAACCTGACCTTCAATATCCACTAATACCTGACCTGCATTAACACTTAAGCTTGATGGTTTTAAGGTAAAGTTGACTGATATGTCAGAGCCATTCCTAACGAAGAAACTTTCTCTGATTGACTTGGCTTTTTCCAGTTGTCTTAAAGTGTAGTTGCTGATGCCAATATCTTTTAGTAGTCGCCAGCGACCTCGAGATGTGTCCACAAATACACTTAAGTGTTCATCAAAAAAGCGGTCAATGGTACCGCCATAGGAAAAGAAACTTCTGAAATCATCCAGAGTAATATCTTGACGACTTCTTTTGTTTACCGGATATCTACCTTCAATAGCTCGACGACACTCAGCTAATACCTGTGTCTTCCATAGATTATTCAGATAGGAATAGGTACCCGTGTTAGTTAATGTTTTGCCACTATTTTCGACTTTTCCCAACCATTCATTCATCGGTTGTGGCGTAACGCTGGCTTCTTTTTCAAGCTCACTGATAATGCTGGCTGCCTGCGGACTACTGGTCACTTCATAGGTTTTTTCTGCTGCATTATTAGCATTACTAATTGACTCCAGGAATATCTGCATATTCTTGAGGGCACCAATACTTTGCTTTAACGCACTTGCACTACCGGGGTCACCCACATAATGAATAATTTCACCAAATGCATCATTGACCACCTGCTCTGGTACCACATCAATATCAGCACTGTCAGGAATAAGTCTTTCATAACGATTAATATTGTTATTAACCCGAGAGGAACCTGCTGAATCGACCACATCCTTAGCTGCATCAAGATCCAAGCCCTCGGCTTTAGGTCTTGCCAGCATGACATTGTCGCGGATAGCTGAGTACAGCCTTTCTATCGGTGCATTGACCCCAGTCAACTCCTGCAGCATCAAAGCACCTTCTTCAGGTGTAGAAAATTCTCTGACAGCCACATCACCGATCAACTCTTTCCAATAAAAGATATAGTCATTGAAGTATTTATTGCGAACCTGTTCCTGAATATCGAGTATCGAAAGTTTATCCAGGCTTTCAGTCTCACCAGAAGGAAGTACCCATGAGTCTTTTGACAGAATCTCACTAATTTTTTTGCTCTCTCTTTTGAACACGCCGTGATAACCAGCCTGGGTGTAGAGTCCGGGAATCCCTTCTCGTAACGACTTACCACTTTTTCGGTAGAAGTAGCCTTCGACTTTTTGTGATAGATAGTCGCTAGGCTTAAATTCCGGCATGGCATTTATGTAATTATCTAACAGGCTGTTATAAACGCGTTCTACCAAAGACACTTTGCTGAGTTTGTTTTGCGCATATTCAATCAACTTGCCATCTTGCTGTGGTAGAGCCATTTGTTGAACCAGAAAGTAGTTCAAGTGGGACTTAAGATCAGATCTGAGTTCTTCGTTGATTTCACCTGGAAAGTCTCTGCGCCATAAGTGTTCAAATAGCGAAGCAATGTCTTTATCTTCTTTATGCTGTGGCAAGTAGAACATCAAATATATTCGCAACAGTTCATACAAATAGTCATGATGATTTTTTGCCTGGAGCATTTCTTTTTCTAAGGTCCCTTTCAGATAAGGGCCATAATAATTAGTCAATCCTTTACTGTATACTTCGCTGCTGATACCACTAAACTTGTCCCCTTGGTACAGGCCAAAACCCTCACTTAGCGCATTCTTATTTGCCACTATCTGGCTAGAAAATCTCTTTAATACATTAAGGCCACCGTTTAGTTCAACAAGGTTAGACTGCTCCGTTATTCCACCGTTACTGGCCTCGGTATATTCAGATACTAACGAAGAGGTGCTATCGATAATCTGCTTATTATTAGCATAGCTGTGTGACCACAGATAACTCAAAGTGATAAGACAGAATCCAGCAACTGCATAGCCAACACGTTGAATCAGGCGCTGCCTTTTCTGGTAACTGATATTAATCCCAACCAGTTTATCTTCCTTAAATATGACATCCTGCAAAAGCCGCTTAATGAAATAACCTTTACCTTCTATCTGACTTGCAGCGCTGCGTTCTCGCTGAAAACCGAAGCTATTGGATATCTCACGACCAATACGGTTTATCGGCGTACCTTCCTGGGTAGCGCTGGTGAAATAAACACCTCTAAGCAAGATTGGTTCTTCATAACGGTTCTGACTAAAAGCCACCTGAATAAAGTCATCTATATTCTTTTGTGCTAAACGTAGCTGTCGTGGGAAGCTATAAATCAGAGCTCGTCTTTGCTCGCTTTTTTCGGACTGCAGTTTCTTTGTCAGTTTCCGCTCAATCTTTTGAATCAACTCTACAAAATATTGATTAAACTTTGCAGCCGCATAATGATGGCCAAAATCTTCATCTACTTCAAAAGTGAAGCCAAACACTTCCTCTCTTTCGTCACGTGAAATGTCATCAAACAGCTCGTTGAAGCCAGCCAACAAATCACCTTTGCTTAGCATTAAGTAAACCGGGATATTGACTCCCAGCTGCATTTTTAATTCCTGGATTCTTTTACGAATAGTTCCTGCCAGCTCATTGACTTCAGACTGCGTTTTCTGCAACAAGTCCTCAATGCTGATCGTGACAATTGCGCCGTTAACCGGTCGCATTGGTCGCGACTTTTTTAACAAGTCCAGAAAGCCCAGCCATGCTCTTGAGTCAACCTCTCGGTAACTATCTTGAGTGGTGTATCGCCCAGCGGTGTCCAGCAATACTGCATCATCGGTAAACCACCAATCACAATTTCTGGTGCCACCAATACCTTTAATCGGGCTAGCTCCAAACTCTTCTGCCAGCGGTAGGTTTAGCCCAGAATTAACGATGCTGGTGGTTTTACCGGCGCCGGGCGGGCCAATTAAAACATACCAGGGTAATTGATAGAGGTTTTTACCTTTAAAGTCGCTTTTCTTGAGGTATTGCAGCCCATCAGACATACGCTTCTCCAGTACTGCAATCTCATCATCCGACGACTGTTCGATTTCGAGCTGATCCTGCTCTTCTTTTGAGATGTGCTCAATGAGCTTTTTGTTTTTACTACTCGCCTGATGCAGCTTCCAGAATTTAATCCCCAGCCATGCACATGCAATAATCAACAACAAACTCACTCGGGCACTTGCGCTGGCTAATATTTCATAGCCACCAATACTAATCAAAGGCCCACCGAACCATACTAAAGCAATAACTGCGAGCACCACCAATACCGTTATGGTGATTTTATGTGTTATTACTTTACCTATTTTTCTTATAGTCCCTGACATACTATAGCTCACTTACTTCCACTGTTTGTTTATCCTTAAACTTGTCTTTTACCCACAAAAG includes these proteins:
- the polA gene encoding DNA polymerase I, which gives rise to MSEKKAPFILVDGSSYLFRAYHVPQLQRMTNSSGMMTGAVFGVINMLKSLIKEYEPEQMAMVFDAKGKTFRNDLYPEYKANRPPMPEDLRQQIEPIHEIVKAMGLPLLVIDGVEADDVIGTLAKQACKEGRETLISTGDKDMAQLVSDHVTLINTMDKTNPITDRDRVIEKFGVKPEQIIDYLALVGDKVDNIPGVDKCGPKTAVKWLEQYGSLQGVIDHADEIGGKIGENLREAIDRLPLSYELATIKLDCDLEFKPEQLNIGQPDLKELKKLYSDMEFRRWLTEVLKELGEGEAGDSAGDDSEDGPSVALVDRSKYETILEQKELDKWIKKLEEVELFAFDTETTSLNYIEAELVGMSFALDNGEAAYLPVAHSYMGAPEQLERDEVLKQLKPLLESEKHKKVGQNLKYDMSVLANYDIELAGIEFDTMLESYCLNSVASRHDMDTLALHHLNHVNIKFEEIAGKGKNQLTFDQIEVEQAAPYASEDADITMRLHQKLWPELKQNEGPTQIFQHIEMPLLRILSKVERNGVLVDGKLLLEKSHLFEKRLKELEKEAYEIAGKEFNLGSPKQLQVIFYEELGLPILKKTPKGQPSTAEEVLQELALDYPLPKLILEHRGLSKLKSTYTDKLPRMISDKTGRVHTSYHQAIAATGRLSSTEPNLQNIPIKTEEGRSIRTAFIAPKGSKILAADYSQIELRIMAHLSQDEGLLKAFEEGLDVHSATAAEVFDVPLDEVTSNQRRNAKAINFGLIYGMSAFGLAKQIDTDRNTAQDYINTYFARYPGVETYMESTKEKAADLGYVETLYGRRLYLPEIHSKNGMRRKAAERTAINAPMQGSAADIIKLAMLEVDKWLKDVKGIKMIMQVHDELVFEVEEDKLELAQKEIPKLMQSVAELSVPLIADVGVGDNWDEAH
- the tssC gene encoding type VI secretion system contractile sheath large subunit: MTEMEKVAAKEQLVEQSPDILSQAIAATKQTEATRAEELLRALTSEAMKGTVTWNKNLTVTFKEAIDKIDEALSDQLSKIMHNERFQKLEGSWRGLQYLVQNTDTSVSMKLKVINLPKRELFKDLSKAVEFDQSQLFKKIYESEFGTAGGEPFGALIGDYEFTNHPEDIETLELTSNVAAGAFAPFISASSPELFGFNDWTELSKPRDLEKIFDSLEYARWRGFRDSEDSRFVTLTAPRVLARLPYGEQTRPIEEFAFEELPVDSNTKVANSVDNKDYCWMNASYVLGSKLTQAFTEHGWCTAIRGAEGGGKVTSLPMHNFLSDDGDMDMQCPTEVGITDRREAELSKLGFLPLCHYKNTDYAVFFGSNTTQRPKRYDSPDATANADISSRLPYIMATSRFAHYLKVLARDKIGSFMEPEDCESWLNRWILNYVNADEAAGQESRAKYPLAEARVEVEEVPGSPGVYHAKAWLKPWLQLEELSTSLRLVAKIPESK
- the tssB gene encoding type VI secretion system contractile sheath small subunit — its product is MASIHDRLKKVRKPRVHITYDVETDGAVLEKELPFVVGVMGDFSADSTKPVKPLKERRFIQIDKDNINEVMKNMSPGLNIKVDNTLENDGSEMAVNLKFDSMEDFEPAAIVDQVEPLKKLMDTRNKLRDLMTKIDRSEELEGLMEKVLQNSDDLNALAEALGQIDEKTGDEQ
- the tssA gene encoding type VI secretion system protein TssA yields the protein MYIENYIKPISEDNPCGRDLREDTSVESIYYKLRDARNSARKTERLALADAEDAGAVDDNWFQLKELALQALEHETKDLEVVAWLIEALTRIDGIKGLSFGYRIANELISSFWDKGIYPAIDEDGIETRVAPLSGLNGFDGAGTLITPIKSVAITDSEEYLPVCVWQYEQAVQLERLDAEKKQNRIDNGAIPLESIKKAVLLTEPSFYRELVADVQSALETYETFTNEFDRVCDSLPQPTSNIRNALKECIEAVEYLARDKLASSDELVSQDSKEGVTDSPGAEVRAINRREQAVNTLRQVAQYFRETEPHSPISYLLEQSIRWSDLSLPELLQQLIPEEGAREQYFKLTGIDAGSNQ
- a CDS encoding PP2C family protein-serine/threonine phosphatase; its protein translation is MIKAEQDKAIIEYRWLSSATTHVGAVREVNEDNQIEKPEIGLWVVADGMGGHSAGDVASGMVVDELSAVRRDGNNEAFIERVVEVLSITNQKLRQLAFQKFDKQAVMGTTVAVLILDQNHYTILWAGDSRVYRYRNRQLEQLTRDHSQVNDMLDSGLLTQDEVDDHPLANVITRAIGASQTLNLERIDGELKHGDIFMLCSDGLNKELTDSEISPFFSSGDVDEINKALIHSALVRGAQDNITAISVRVEGSVGNDQTIPAWNTHKSEESSLNVY
- the tagF gene encoding type VI secretion system-associated protein TagF — translated: MDMCAMRLGCFGKIRNCGDFISRHMPHEIESSFTEWLEEGLAETKERFQQQWLDYFLTSPIWNFVIEEPDSEQVIVGTMMPSMDKVGRYYPLIVLQTINHDAGLNVSLLEEVETLMLSTLDKGVEQEQFVQALDLLHENSGPEKDQGQRYISFSQLRAFFTNCAQVAGDTVAKLWSEQNGLMPTEKQSINLYRHESEVNGVPSSIWWTKGSAHMGATMLLCQGLPPIAGIHATLDGDWFGAGWQPITDIENSEKNNDEKNNNGSML